In Theileria equi strain WA chromosome 3, complete sequence, the genomic window TTTTTACATTAattgtttttgtttttatcgTATTTGGTCGTAAATTGGCGACTCTTGTTGTAGTATTCATATAGCACTCACTCACAAATCAAGTGATTCATTCTCGCCAAAGTGGGCATTCTAGCGTTAAAATCCGCAGAAGTATTTTTAATTCAGTACAAAACTAAAACTACATTGGACTCTAGGTGTATATCACCTACTATTCAGGGCAATTCATTTCAGCATCACCTCCATTCattattcttcctcattaTTGCATTCTCATAACATCACCTACTCATTCCAAGCAACTCTACACTCCGTCTATGAAACCTTGAggatgtgagctacttacacatgcatcttgaatggtgaataatactggaacactaaactccctagtagagaatggaggagtatcttcaacttatggccaatgatatggtatataatggtgtgaacGACAGGTAAGATCGCAAGATGATACAGTATGTCAACGGATTCCGGAGGTCCCATTCAGAAaggcgccatgtttatggcaggtctgactctgttgcagtctctccgtgtggctttaactggagcaaagtttgcacttgatagatttaaaattccgCAGCAATATGCCAGCTCcttcattaacatggtccataatcctatggaactggcaacgtttactggtaTTGTCATTATAAACCTTATGGCTCTCATTTGGAAGGAAGATGGGTTTAAAACGGGCTTGGCCATCTTTACTAACATAGCACTATACTGTTCCTTCATTCTGCTTCTCATTGCGTTCATTTCTGGAGGAGAACTGGGCAATCTCACattctactactggactatAGTCTTCGTCTCATTTATATATGGGCTTAATGTAGCAGCTGTGATGACTATGGGAAGTAAGAATGCCGCCTTTTTCAATATGGGAATTCCTCTCTCTGGTATTCAGGTTTGCATTTACTACTACGTCTTCACTAAACTTGCCAAGAAACATAACTGGTCAGACGTTAGTTACTGGATCATATTTTGGCAACTTATCATAGCAATAGTGATATCGGCAGTCTCTGCCATAGTATGGGTATTTGCATATACAGAACCTGATAAACCTACTGGCAATGGCGGAGGTCCAGGTGCAATATCTCCTATTCTTATGGGTGTGGTTGGAATGGGTGGTATCTATGCTTTCTATCCTGCTATTGCTCCTTATAAATTGACGGATGTTAGCACAGGTTACAAGATTGACCTTGTTGTTCTGTTTATGAGTGCAGTCCCAGGTATTCTAATTGCCATCCTATGCGCTTGTAATGGAGGCCCTCCTGGAAAAGGTGTTGGCCCAAATCAAGATTGGAGTAGTGCTCAATGGTGGCATGCTGCTTGGATTCTAGCGTTTCCACATATTCTTGCCATGGTCTTATGCTTCGTTACACTTCATTACCCTGATGGTAGAGTAGCTAGTTCTATAAAGAGTAGTGGTTTGAAGGTTGGGGTTATTACTGTGACtctaaagttttgtgaagAAGGACTAAAGGCTGTTTCATATGCTGGAGCTGGTGCACATGGTGGTAATatttcctcttttaatgCGTTCACTTCacaaggtttaatgattctattggcctttactggtGATGGTTATTTAAagacttattccaagtatgaacaTGATAGGGATAAATGGCCTACCAAAGACTTTGGGACTCTTAGTTCCATCTGCTACTGGGCAGGGAATGGAGCATATGTGGCCTGTAAGAGTGTTAAGtcttcctttaccaagaatgttagatgcaaagttttgggtaaatcagaggctTTACTCATCGTCTATGCggatgaggaattttaatggatggTCTGAAATCTGCCATGTTAAATGGGCTACTAGACTACTCACTCATCCCTGGACATTTGTCCCTGCATTAAGAGTCTAGTGGAGAATGTGATAAGACTACTACTGAGGGAGAGACTCATACTGAGGAGAtctccaatgataaagagttatgctcatgctgtttgtcagttgtctgatagAGACAgttggcctacttcacgttatggattttggagttcttgggGATActggtgtaaatgtggttgtcgTGGTCTTTATACTAGTCTTCCTAAACTGTTGACTTTTGATATGAGAGCTAAGCTGGCTCATAAGGATGatcatttgtttattttagttACTTGTGACTTGCCCCCAGATGAATAGTTTGTTGATAcgtaatgtagttttttttATTATTTCTTAATTGCAATAATGTTAAATTCTTTTATATACTCTACTTGTTACTTAGTCTCTGTGAGGCCTTTTGAACTTGAGGTATTTACTGATGAGCTGGTTGTATGAGTAAGTCTAGTACATGCTATGTTATTGTCTTGGTGGGTACTTAAGGTAGGGTCCTGTTCTGTGGATGctctctctgacggtgagctagaTGAGCCTCTAGGGTCTGGAGGTGGAATAAGGCGAAAGTCTGAGTATAGTCTACGCAAGTTCGGAACGTGTGATTCGATTCAACTCTTCATGGAGTGATAGTAAAGTTGGAATCAGTTGATAATCCTAGGCAACGGATAAGTTTTTGATATTAGTACACATGTTCCAGAGAGTATGTAAAGATATTAGTCGTGTAGACCAACCATGAGGTTAGTATAAAGGGTATATTGTCGCAGTTGTGTTCACTGAAAGAGATGAAACAGCTACTATTAGCCGGGATATATAGACCTGAAACTATGTTTTAGTGAATTTCGTATTGTTGACATTCACTATACGACTCGAATAAATAGTAAAATGGATTATAGAATATCATGACACTCAGATCTGGAGTATTCCTTTATCAACCCTGTACACCATTGAGAATGTGTTAGTAGCGATGTTCCATAAATCTTGAttgtggatgaatgaaAGTTTTATAGCCTATAGGTTTAAAGTATAATGACGCGTGCAAATGTTAATAACATGATCTAGTCTATAAATTAAGTCCGGAAGCAAGGAATCAATATTATCAGAGAGGTTTACCCAAATAAATGACAGATGGCGCTTATTTTATCCGTACTAATACTCGTTTACAACTCTGTTCAATTACACTAAATAACTAAAGTGCCCTTTGTCTATGTCCTACATGGGTTTCCGATGAACTGTATCAGATTTTCATATCACGCTCTTAAGCTCTAGGAAGGATATCTATAATTACATCATGTTAATAGAGTGATATGGAACATTAAAATGCAATTTGGATGACCGCTAATGTCATTTTTCTTGAAATTTCTTCTTCGTTCCGAAAGGCTACAACACCCATAAAATGCGTTGTCTAGGTGGTCTATGGGTTGGCTTCCAACCCATAGACATAAGACCTTATTGAGCAATAATATTCCTTATTTACCGCTTCATCTACCATTTTGAAAAAACCACTTTCTCCCCAACCACTTCCCCAAGAATTCTTGATAATccaatattttgttttatgAATAGATTAGTAAGACCTTGTCCAATTTAAAGTCGGGAGGGACCTCGTAAATTATCCTGGAAGGCTCTTGTAGAAATTATTAAAGGAAAGAGTGAGTTTTAAAGGGGTTCCGGCAACTGATCTAAAGAAGTTCGTAATCTTAACTATAGTATACtatataaatgtacagTGATTAAAATTTGAGTAACAGACGATGGGTCTgaattaaaacaaaatacCGCAAGGGTACACAGAAATGTATATTCCTGCCTACTGGCGGattttactgcattagtgaTTTGTCCTCAGATTAAGTACGTAGGAACACAAGACATTCCTTAACATTCATCCAGGAAATGTCTGGATGATTAAAGCACGGAGTTCACTTGAAGCAAAATGAGCTCTTCTAGTTATAGTAGGGACAACCAAGTTACTTCCCTTTAAAGTTACTGAAAATGACCTCTAATACAAGGGGTAGAGTATATCTTGTATTAGATTATAAAAGTGGTAGTAATGCAATAAACGTTTTCCAACCACCATATCATACAGCACCTCCTAACATGGTAAAAGCGGTAGCTTTTACTGATGTTTCTATCGTGTCAACAATATCAGTCTTACGTCCGCTTGACTTTGCTTCTTCAATTGCTAGTTTGAGTTGCGAAATAATCTCACCGTCTGGTGGTCTAGTAacagatttaatggctACAGCATACGGGAATTTCGGGGGAACTAGACTAAAGTAGTAGATGTACTTACTGCTGCTTCTGTGCTTAAGTGTTTCAGATAGAAGGTAATCCTTACCCTTTGGATCTTCCCCAAGATAGAAAAATGACAAACTGGTGAGAGTATCGTCAAATTTCACACCTTGCTCCTTCCCATTCTTAAGAACATCTTTATTAGAAATGGTCTCTTGTCCCCTCTAGAATGAGTAAACTGGTAAAAGTCTTTTCCAATTGTCTTTTTTGTTACAGTTATGTCATACTTATTATCTACCCTGTATGAACCTCCGTCCGTAGTATAATAATCTGCGTCAATTGTAATTCTTGGAACATTTTCTTGgaaaaacttttcaaatatttcCTTATCCTTTCCATCACCTTTAGGTTTATAATCATCCATCATTTCATACCACTTTGTCAAATCGTTATCATCTCTTCTATACCATTTGCCAATCGACTTAAAGTACATCAAAAAAGGAGTTCCACTGGCTCTAGGATAAAAGAAGACATAAACCTCCTTGACTTTCTCAAGGGATGGAAGTCCATATTGTTCGATAATACTCTCATTAAATCTAGTCAGCGAGCCATCGGAAATCTTATGTAAAGATTGAGCGTAATCCTGATAGGGTGTGAATATTTCCTCAATCTCTACACCACAACCTTTAGTTAAGCACTTGTAATTTCTTGgaattttcttccttttcatattAACATGATGAGCTTTATTCCTCTTACAGTTTTGCCTGTCCAAGTGCTCTCTTAAATTGGCATAAAGTATGCTATCAtcttttttccatttatcacCATCCTCAAAAACGTAAAAGTCATAGCCATCGTTAAGTTGGATAATTAATGGAGTCTGGCAAAGATAATCACCCGTCCAGTAGTAGGACGAGACACTATCCACATTTAAATTTCCAAAACCCTCTAGAATCCTTCCATCTTTCTTAATCTCGGTTATTTTTCCGCATTCTCTGGAGTGAGTGATCTTCCTATAAGGATAGGGTTTAAAAAGCGTGTTCTCAACGAATATCCTTCCTTGGGCACCGTCATAATAGTACTTTTCTCCACTCTTTTTAAGTCTGTTTCCCCCTTCATTGCGCGTTACTCCTGCCATTTACTAGGCTTGTACACATAAAACAATTTCCACACCTTTCAACCAATACTTTTTAATCGAACAaaataatatacatttaGTCCAAAGAAGACTAGAAAAATACATTATCGCTCATTAAGTCAACGGAATCTGCGACTAGGAAGAGGTCATGTCCAAGAGTCTCTTGTTTACAAATACTTCCTAGGAGGTTATGGA contains:
- a CDS encoding hypothetical protein (encoded by transcript BEWA_003210A), giving the protein MSTDSGGPIQKGAMFMAGLTLLQSLRVALTGAKFALDRFKIPQQYASSFINMVHNPMELATFTGIVIINLMALIWKEDGFKTGLAIFTNIALYCSFILLLIAFISGGELGNLTFYYWTIVFVSFIYGLNVAAVMTMGSKNAAFFNMGIPLSGIQVCIYYYVFTKLAKKHNWSDVSYWIIFWQLIIAIVISAVSAIVWVFAYTEPDKPTGNGGGPGAISPILMGVVGMGGIYAFYPAIAPYKLTDVSTGYKIDLVVLFMSAVPGILIAILCACNGGPPGKGVGPNQDWSSAQWWHAAWILAFPHILAMVLCFVTLHYPDGRVASSIKSSGLKVGVITVTLKFCEEGLKAVSYAGAGAHGGNISSFNAFTSQGLMILLAFTGDGYLKTYSKYEHDRDKWPTKDFGTLSSICYWAGNGAYVACKSVKSSFTKNVRCKVLGKSEALLIVYADEEF
- a CDS encoding hypothetical protein (encoded by transcript BEWA_003220A) — translated: MAGVTRNEGGNRLKKSGEKYYYDGAQGRIFVENTLFKPYPYRKITHSRECGKITEIKKDGRILEGFGNLNVDSVSSYYWTGDYLCQTPLIIQLNDGYDFYVFEDGDKWKKDDSILYANLREHLDRQNCKRNKAHHVNMKRKKIPRNYKCLTKGCGVEIEEIFTPYQDYAQSLHKISDGSLTRFNESIIEQYGLPSLEKVKEVYVFFYPRASGTPFLMYFKSIGKWYRRDDNDLTKWYEMMDDYKPKGDGKDKEIFEKFFQENVPRITIDADYYTTDGGSYRVDNKYDITVTKKTIGKDFYQFTHSRGDKRPFLIKMFLRMGRSKV